A DNA window from Fragaria vesca subsp. vesca linkage group LG3, FraVesHawaii_1.0, whole genome shotgun sequence contains the following coding sequences:
- the LOC101313394 gene encoding cysteine-rich receptor-like protein kinase 25-like: protein MVRYSDTSFFGNLEESPIIYEWNPANITEPDRFMQLLGQTMNSLVDLAADAPKKFATKEVSFTNFDQFSSCHTATSAIASITASSSPPPGSVTRPDHGNNDQISPLTIVAIVVPIAVVLFLVGCIFLKRKTRKKYDAVQEQNGNMHEITTVESLQFDLATIEAATNRFSVNNKLGGGGFGEVYKVTVI from the exons ATGGTACGCTACTCGGACACATCCTTCTTTGGAAACTTGGAGGAATCACCGATAATATACGAGTGGAACCCTGCAAATATCACCGAGCCTGACCGCTTCATGCAGCTGCTGGGACAAACTATGAACAGCTTGGTGGATCTTGCTGCTGATGCACCGAAAAAATTCGCAACAAAAGAAGTGAGCTTCACAAATTTTGATCAGTT TTCAAGCTGCCACACAGCCACCAGCGCCATCGCCTCCATCACCGCTTCTTCCTCCCCTCCCCCAGGTTCAGTAACGAGACCTGATCATG GAAATAATGACCAAATCTCACCCTTAACAATAGTGGCCATTGTTGTTCCAATTGCCGTAGTTCTTTTCTTGGTAGGCTGTATTTTCTTAAAAAGAAAGACAAGGAAGAAGTATGATGCTGTACAAGAGCAAAATGGCAACATGCATGAAATTACTACCGTAGAGTCTTTGCAGTTTGACTTGGCTACCATAGAAGCAGCCACAAACCGGTTCTCTGTTAATAACAAGTTAGGCGGAGGAGGCTTTGGAGAGGTCTACAAGGTAACTGTGATTTGA